The Paraconexibacter algicola genome includes the window CGCGGCGTCACGGCGTCGACATCAGGCGTGGTGGGTGGGGATCGTGTGCGATGCCCACCCACCACGCGCCTGCCGTCACGCCTGATCAGACCGGGGCGGGACCGGGAGAGGGCGCGGGGTGGAGCTTCGCGATCTCCTCGGCGACGCGGCGCTCGTGCGCGCGGGCGTCCTGCGCGGCACGTCCCGGATGCCAGCGTCCCGGCATGCGCAGCGACAGCGGCAGGACGAGGAGCTGGCCCACGAAGCAGATCCACCACCACTGCCGCCACTCCCGGGGGCCCTCGGTGACGGCCGCCTGGACGGCGGCGCCGTGCCGGGCGACGTAGGCGAGATCGCCGTCGGGGATCGCACGGGCGGCGCGCAGCCCGGCGCGCGCGTCGTCGAGCGCGCCCAGCTGCGCGATCGCCCTCGACTTGACCTTCTTGTCCTCGGGGTCGGCCTTGTGCGCGGCGAACAGCTCGGGCTCCAGCAGGCCGATCGTCCGGAGGCCGAGGGCGTGCTGCTTGCTGATCGCGGCGACCCGCTCGCCGTGGTTGACGAGGACGGCCGGCGCGCTCACCAGCGCCATGAACGCGAGCAGGACCGCGACGACGAACCCGCGCACGACCGCTCCGTACACCGCCATGCCCCGGGCGATCGCGGTGGGATCGATGCGCTCGACGGTCTCGGTGAAGAGCGCCAGCCACGTCGTCGCGACCGTCCCGCCCGCACCGGCCAGAAGGACGAGCAGGACGACGAACTCCTCGTAGGACGTGTCCGGCTTCGTGGCGCGGTCGGCGAACACCGCCAGGGCTGCGGCGGAGACGAGCGCGCCGCCGAGGAGGAGGGGCTTGCGGACGCGCAGGCGGTCGGAGACGACGCCCGCGGTGACCAGGGCGATCGCGCTCGCGACCCAGTACCACGAGGCCAGGCCGTTCGCGCGGGACGGGTCGTACCCGAAGTTCGCGACGAAGTAGAGGACGAAGAACCCGACGCGCGTGGCGTAGAACATCAGGAAGAGGCCGATGCCGACTGCCGGGATGACGAGCGCGGGCACCCACATGGAGTTGACGCCCGTCGTCACCGTGCCCGAGGACGACCGGGCGCGGGCCTCCACGAGCGCGCGCTCGCGGGCGGTCACCATCACCTGGTCGCGCAGCGCCGGGGAGAGCTCGCGCAGGCCGACGAAGGCGACGACGAACGCGACGGCACCGAACACGCCCGCGACACGGAAGTGGTACTCCCACGCGGGGTGGTCGGGCACCATGTCGCTGGTGATCGCGCTGATGAGCAGGCTGCCGAGCGACGGTCCGAGCGCCCAGACGCCCATCGCGGTCGCGCGGCCCATCTGCGGGGAGAAGTCCCGGACCAGCGCGGACGTCGTGACGAGCACGACCCCGCCGACGAGGCTGAGTCCCGCGTACACGACGAGGTAGGACGCGATGTCCGACATCGCCGGGAGGACGACGCCCGCGAGGACCGCGGCGATCGCGAGGCCGCAGAGGACGAGGTTGCACCGCCCCCACCGGTCGGCGAGGCCCGCGGCCCACGCGGCGGCCGCGCCGATGGCGTTGCCCACGACCGAGACCAGGACGAACGTCCAGAGGGGGATATCGAAGTCCGCGATGAGCAGCGGAGAGAGCGCCCCCTGGAGGTAGATGAGGTAGAAGGTCACCGTCGTCGCGACGGTGACGACGAACAGGCAGGCGGCCCGCCGGGAGGGCGACGGGTACTCGGCGAGCTCGCGTCGCCGGCCGGCGACGCTGGACGGGGGGGTGTCGGACATCCTGCGTGCGCGTCCTGGGTGTGGAAGGTGGGGTGAGCGGGCGCGCGGTCGGGCGCGCGCGCCTGAGGCTAGCGCCCTCGTCGTCGGCGTCGCGGATGGCTCGCCGTGACCATCGCCCGACCGGTACACGTCCAGGTCGGGCGGGAGATGGCACCTCCCGGACTTGAACCGGGGACACCACGATTTTCAGTCGTGTGCTCTACCAACTGAGCTAAGGCGCCAGGGCCGCACAGGATAGCGGGACTCCCGCGAGCGTTGCGCTCCGACGGTCGGGCGTCCCATCCGTCGGGTCGGGAGCGGTTACGCTCGCAGCCCCATGTCGCCGCGCACCCTCACGCTGATCCCGATCGTGGTGGTCGCGGTCTTCCTCGGTCTGCTGGTGCTCATCGTGACCGGGGGCGGCGACGACGACGGCGGGAGCGGCAGCGCGGCGACCGCGGAGATCGCCGACCCGCTCGCGGAGGCGCTGACCTTCGTGCCGACGGACGCGCCGCTGGTCGGGGTCGTCGAGACGGACACGGCGGCCGGTCCCGCCGCCGCGCTCCAGGCGCTCGGCGGGCGGATCCCGGGCGCGGCGCTCGCGAGCGGCGCGCTGGGCGAGCTGCTCGGCGACCAGGAGCTCCAGGCCGAGCTGCTGCCGCTGCTCGGCAACCCGCTCGTGGTCACCGCCACCGAGCTCCCGCGCGAGGACGCGACGCCCGCGCCCGCCGGCCTGCCGTTCCGCGTGCCGTCCCCGCGCCGCCTCGCCGAGCACGTGCGCGTCGCGACCGTCGTGCGCGACCGGGCCGGCCTCGACGCGATGCTCGACCGCATGACCGGCACCGGGATGCTGCAGCGCGACGGGGAGAGCCGCGGCTTCGACCGCTACACGCGCACCGACGGCGCGTCGCTCGCGGTCGACGGCCCGGTGCTCGTCGCGACCGGCTCGCGGACCGACCTCGGACAGGCGCTCACGCTCCACGCGCGCGCGACCCGCGGCGGCGGCGCCGCCGGCGGCGACGGGACCGGGGCGCTCACGCCCGTCGGCCTGCGCGAGCGGCTCGCCGGCCTGCCCGGCCGTGGCGCCGCCGTCGCGCGCATCGCCGCCGACGTCGAGGAGCTGCAGGACGCCGACCTCAGCGAGCTCGAGGTGCCGTGGCTCAGCGCGCTGCGGCGCGTCGCCCTGGCGCTCGTGCCGTCCGAGGACGGGCTCGACGTCCGCTTCCGGCTCGCCACCGACCCCGAGAGCGTGACCGACGGGGACGTGCCGATCGCCACCGGTCCGGAGACCGCGTCGCCCGCCGCGCAGGAGGACGCGCCGGTCGTCGTCGGGATCCGCAACGTCGCGCACACGATCGAGTTCGTGCGCCGCACCCTGCGCTCCACCGCGCCCGAGCTCGCCGCGCAGGTCGACGGGGTCGAGTCGAGCCTGCGCCGCCTCGCGCGCGTCGACCCGTCCTCCCAGCTGCTGCTGAAGCTCACGGGCACCACCACGGTCACGCTCGGGCCCGGCGGCGGCGTCGAGGTCCGGGCCGAGGTCC containing:
- a CDS encoding MFS transporter codes for the protein MSDTPPSSVAGRRRELAEYPSPSRRAACLFVVTVATTVTFYLIYLQGALSPLLIADFDIPLWTFVLVSVVGNAIGAAAAWAAGLADRWGRCNLVLCGLAIAAVLAGVVLPAMSDIASYLVVYAGLSLVGGVVLVTTSALVRDFSPQMGRATAMGVWALGPSLGSLLISAITSDMVPDHPAWEYHFRVAGVFGAVAFVVAFVGLRELSPALRDQVMVTARERALVEARARSSSGTVTTGVNSMWVPALVIPAVGIGLFLMFYATRVGFFVLYFVANFGYDPSRANGLASWYWVASAIALVTAGVVSDRLRVRKPLLLGGALVSAAALAVFADRATKPDTSYEEFVVLLVLLAGAGGTVATTWLALFTETVERIDPTAIARGMAVYGAVVRGFVVAVLLAFMALVSAPAVLVNHGERVAAISKQHALGLRTIGLLEPELFAAHKADPEDKKVKSRAIAQLGALDDARAGLRAARAIPDGDLAYVARHGAAVQAAVTEGPREWRQWWWICFVGQLLVLPLSLRMPGRWHPGRAAQDARAHERRVAEEIAKLHPAPSPGPAPV